A window of Companilactobacillus allii genomic DNA:
TTAACTGCGTTCATAACACTTGATGTTACAGACTTAACGCCATTCCAAGCAGAACTAACAACAGACTTAACTGAATTAGCAACTGTAGAAATAACCGATTTAATGTTATTCCAAACACTTGAAACTACTGATTTAACAGAGTTCAAAACACTGGAAGTAATTGACTTCACACTATTCCACACGTTGCCAACGAATGAAACTATTGGTGCTAGGACCGTGCTCACTGTAGTTACGATAGCATTGAATCCTGTAGAAACAACATTCACAATCGTGGTCAAAATCGGTTGAACGAATCCCTGAATTCCTGTCCAAATTGCTTTGAACGCATTACCAATATTGGTGAAAATTGCATTCCAGATATTAAATGAAGTCTGAAAAATAGTAGTGATTATCAGCCAAATACCTTGAATGATTGAAACTACTGTCATAAATCCGAGTTGAAAAACTCGCTTGATCGTATCGATTATTGGAGTGAGAGTGTTGACCATTCCATTCCAAATATTTTTAGCAGCATCGCCAATTGATTGAAAAATTGGAGTTAGAAAATTCTTAACATTTGTCCAAGCCGTCTGAATAGCCTTAGTAACATTTTGTACAATTTGTTGGCCGGCCTTAGTTTTGGTAAAGAAGTAAACCAATCCAGCTACTAGTGCGGCAATAGCAGTAGCTGCTAAGACATATGGATTTAAACTCATTACAGTATTAAACGCTGCTTGAATACCCGTTCCAATTTTTGTAAGACTATTGAACGTCTGCATTGTTTTAACAATTGCGTTAATAGCTTGCATACCTTTGAATGCTACAACTGCTGCACCAACAGCCACGCCTAAAGCCTTAAATGCGCCACTATTTTGTTTAACAAAGTCAACAATTTTCTTAACTTGATTCAATGCTTTAACAGTCACATCACCGAGTTTATTAATTGAATCAGTAAGATTTTTCTTACCGAATGAATCAATAATCTTCATGATTGCTGTTTCGGCACCAGCTTGCAAGTTACCAATAGCACCTTCAAAAGTCTTTGTACTCTTAGCAGCTTCAACCGCAACAGGTTTATTACCAAGTTGCATGATTGCTTTGTTAAACTCGTCAGAAGTGATCTCGCCTTTTGCCATTGCATCACGGAAATTACCAGTGTAATCACCATTCTTTTTCATTGCTTCTTGTAACTTACCAGAAGCACCAGGAATAGCATCAGCTAATTGATTCCAATTTTCTGTGGTCAGCTTACCAGCACCAGCTGTCTGAGTTAGCACCATGGCAACTGAGCTAAACGTATCTTGATTACCACCAGCTACCGCATTTAAGTTACCTGCGGCTTCCGTCAATCCTTCATAATTGTTAATACCATTTGAAGCTAACTGCGCAGTAGTATTTGATACGGTCCCTAAATCATAAACTGTGTCATCAGCATATTTCTTCATTTCGGCAGTAGTCTTCTTAATTTCAGCAGAACCAGCACCAGAAAACTTCATTGTTGATTTGAACTTGTCCAATGAATCTGAATCAGTCATAGCTTCTTGACCCAATTCACTAAGACTATTCTTAACTGATTGAAATACTGATTGTGCCATACTGAAAACAGTTCCAAAAGAAAAAGTCTTTTTGAAACTTTCAAATTTGCTTGCCGCATCTTCTCCAGCGTCTCCAAGACCTTTTACATCTCTTGAAACATTAGTTGAACTACCACCTAATTCATCAATCTTACTTTTAACATTTGAAATACCGCCAGCATTACTATCGACACCGTCTAGTGCACTTTCTAGCTTGCCTAAATCTTGTGCACTGATACCAGCTTCCCTAGCGATTTTCTGTAATGCTGTTTGCATCTGTTCAGAACTGGCAGTTCCATTCTTAATAGCATTGGTTAATCGTGAACCAAGTACAGAAGAATAATCTTCCACAGAAGTTTTAGTGGCAGTGAAGTAGTTCTTTAATCGTTCGGTATTGGTACTTAAAGATTTCTGCTCACCGGATAGATTACTCAATTGGTTCTTGTAGCCTTTGAGTGAGCCTTCTGTAGCAACAATTTCACGTTGGAAATCACGATATTGATCAGCACCGATATCACCATTCTTAAATTGTTGGTCAACCTGTTCTTGAGCTTTCTTTAAAGCACCTAACTTTTCAGAAGTAGTTTCAACAGCTTTACTTAGCAATTGTTGCTTCTGTGAAACTAATTCAACGTTGCCCGGATTCAATTTCAATAATCTATTAACATCTTTTAATTCACTGCTGACTTTAACGGATTGGTCAGTGATTGACTTAAGGGCTTTATCAAGTCCTTTAGTATCACCGTCAATTTCAATTGTTATACCTTTAATTCGATTTGCCATTTTTCCTCCTTTCTAAAAAGCATCAAAGTCAGCTTGAGTAGCTTGTCTGACACCCTTTTGTGTTTTGTGTTCTGTATCATTAGCTTTGACGTATTCAACAATCAGGTCTTGGACTTGACCAACTGTTAAATCACGCATTTCTATAGTTGATAGCCCAATACGCTTACATATTTCAAGATATGTATCTGTGTCTATTGGTTCGTCCGACTCGTATTTGCTATCTAGGCTTTTTTTCCTGAAATAGAATTCTCAATTAAATCTTGAATTTCTGGTAGAACCTCACTGATATCCAAAGAGTCAAATTCAGATAACCAATCAACTAGATCAGGAAGCTTCTTGTCTGCTCCTTTAGCTGTTGCCCATAAGAATTGATAAAATGGCATCAAATCTAAGTTGTCCATATCCTTTCTTGTCCATTTTTCTTGTGGTTTATTTGCTGGAATAGCCTTCTGCATCTTCATTAAATCGGCAAAGAAATCAGTACCAAACTGTGCTCTATAGATGATTGGAGTAGCAGCGGTAGATACTAGCTTCACTTGCTTGTTATCGATTTCAATTGTTTTTTGCATGTTAATTTCTCCTATAAAAAAAGCGGGACTCATTTAAGAATCCCGCTAGTCTTTACTATTTTGGTGTAGGTGTAGCAGATGTGATGGTTCCTGCTGCTTTTTCATACCAGCTGTCATAGACCTCTGCTGGTGCATTTAAAGCTGTTTTAGTCTTAACATTACCAGTATAAGGGTCAGCGATTGAAGTAAATTCAAGTTCTTGTGCTTTTGGCTCAGCTTTTTCTGTCTTAGTTTCAGATGAAATCTTAGGACGTGAAAAAGTGTTATTGAATAGGAAGTGTCTTGTTGCTTTAACGTCTCCGTCAAATTCAAAACTCAATCCGATTGCATTTGGCTTAGTATCAACATTCTCAATAACTTGACCTTTCTCATCTACAATGTTGCCAAGAATATAGGCTTCCAAATCTTGTGGAATTTGATAAATACTTAACTTACCTGTATAGCCTTGATTATTTGAAGCGGTGTAGTAAATTTTATCGTCGGCATAAACCTTTACCATATCGCCTTCAGGATCCAACTCAATTTCACTAGCGCCAATCCACAATTTTCCTGGACCATAAATAAGCCCTGTTCCGGAATCGGTAATTGTGTGCCAGTGTACATTTTTAATACCATAGTTGACTTTATTTTCAACTACTGTTTCTGTATCTGCCATTTAAATATCTCCTTTTTTTAAATCGTTATTTGATACAGAACTTCAAACATTTTTTCGCTCTCAATCCATGATTCATAAGTCACAAATGGAATTTCGTGAGCATCAAAAAAACCAGTGATTAATTCTTCACTGGCCAAATCTTTTTTATCTGTATAAAGTTCTACATCTATTTCTTGAAAATCTGCATAGTTTTTGTTATCTGCGAAAGTAGGATCATTGCCCTTAACTAGATAAACTAAATAAGGTAATTCTGGTTGTTGGCCCGGTTTGAACTCATAATATGCAAGCGGTAATCCTGTTTCAGATTTGAGCTCCTTAGCAAAATCAATTAATTTCATGATTGAACATCTCGCTTTACTTCAGCCTCAAATTCTTCAATTACATGTTGCTCTACAGGTGCGATATGTGGAATTCCAGCAGTACGGCCTCCGTCCCGATTAGCATGACCATTCTCAAGCAAGTGAGTTAGTGAAGCGTGCGTTCTGTTATAAATGACTCTTGCATTACCATTCTTACGTTGTGACCAGCCACTTGCATAACCGCCAGTTCTTCGTGGTGAATTAGATTTCAGCTCACTGACACCATCACTAGCAACCTTTTTCTTAGATACTTCCAATTTCTTAGTTACATCTGAGTTATATTCCTTAAGATACTTAGTAATTTCTGAACTCAAGTCATCAATACTAATCTTTGCCATCGCCAACACTCCTTTCGCAGTAAAGCGTTGTCTTATCACCATTTTCAGCAATTCTGTAAATGTGGTATTTCTCTTTTTTATACTCAATATGTGATTCATTAGAATATTCAAAAGCATGTATCTTAAATGCTTTAGCGGGTTTCAAACCATTTTGACCAGCTGCACTAAATTCGTTAGCTCCCAGAGCAAGCTTGTTGGCATAAACTTTTCTACGCTCAGTGAACGGAATCTGATTCATTAAATCATCTTCCGTATAACCTGTATGTAGTAGATAGATAATGTCATTCGTCCGCATTGATATCACCCATTTCTGCAAGCACATTTTTCTTCATCTCGTAAAGTCCATTAAAACGTGCTGCATCAGGATTGTCATAACCAAATACAGACTTGGCATAAAAAATAACCGCCTGTTTTACGAGGGGGTTATCGGTGTCTTCTGCTATTTTAATTGGAACCCCTGCTGTTTTTAGATCATCAATAGCACCATCAATACATGCCTGAATCTCATTTTGAATATTCTCGTCGTCGGTAGTCACCCTTAGGGTGGCTTTGACCAGTTCATA
This region includes:
- a CDS encoding tape measure protein, producing the protein MANRIKGITIEIDGDTKGLDKALKSITDQSVKVSSELKDVNRLLKLNPGNVELVSQKQQLLSKAVETTSEKLGALKKAQEQVDQQFKNGDIGADQYRDFQREIVATEGSLKGYKNQLSNLSGEQKSLSTNTERLKNYFTATKTSVEDYSSVLGSRLTNAIKNGTASSEQMQTALQKIAREAGISAQDLGKLESALDGVDSNAGGISNVKSKIDELGGSSTNVSRDVKGLGDAGEDAASKFESFKKTFSFGTVFSMAQSVFQSVKNSLSELGQEAMTDSDSLDKFKSTMKFSGAGSAEIKKTTAEMKKYADDTVYDLGTVSNTTAQLASNGINNYEGLTEAAGNLNAVAGGNQDTFSSVAMVLTQTAGAGKLTTENWNQLADAIPGASGKLQEAMKKNGDYTGNFRDAMAKGEITSDEFNKAIMQLGNKPVAVEAAKSTKTFEGAIGNLQAGAETAIMKIIDSFGKKNLTDSINKLGDVTVKALNQVKKIVDFVKQNSGAFKALGVAVGAAVVAFKGMQAINAIVKTMQTFNSLTKIGTGIQAAFNTVMSLNPYVLAATAIAALVAGLVYFFTKTKAGQQIVQNVTKAIQTAWTNVKNFLTPIFQSIGDAAKNIWNGMVNTLTPIIDTIKRVFQLGFMTVVSIIQGIWLIITTIFQTSFNIWNAIFTNIGNAFKAIWTGIQGFVQPILTTIVNVVSTGFNAIVTTVSTVLAPIVSFVGNVWNSVKSITSSVLNSVKSVVSSVWNNIKSVISTVANSVKSVVSSAWNGVKSVTSSVMNAVKSVVSNIWNGIKSTITNVVNAVKSVVSSGWNAIKSVTSSVWNGIKSAMVTPVQAAKSTISGIVSAIKGFFSGMHLRIPKISLPAMPHFSISGGFDLKKMTVPHLNVKWYAKGAVFKKPTLFNGPTGVSGAGEAGPEAMLPLNKSTLSMIGDQISKNMKSAPIININVSVDGNTNDKDLANRIAGMIEEKQRQMFNNTSDAFGGGSIV
- a CDS encoding major tail protein, translating into MADTETVVENKVNYGIKNVHWHTITDSGTGLIYGPGKLWIGASEIELDPEGDMVKVYADDKIYYTASNNQGYTGKLSIYQIPQDLEAYILGNIVDEKGQVIENVDTKPNAIGLSFEFDGDVKATRHFLFNNTFSRPKISSETKTEKAEPKAQELEFTSIADPYTGNVKTKTALNAPAEVYDSWYEKAAGTITSATPTPK
- a CDS encoding HK97 gp10 family phage protein, translating into MAKISIDDLSSEITKYLKEYNSDVTKKLEVSKKKVASDGVSELKSNSPRRTGGYASGWSQRKNGNARVIYNRTHASLTHLLENGHANRDGGRTAGIPHIAPVEQHVIEEFEAEVKRDVQS
- a CDS encoding head-tail connector protein, with amino-acid sequence MSETNEIYELVKATLRVTTDDENIQNEIQACIDGAIDDLKTAGVPIKIAEDTDNPLVKQAVIFYAKSVFGYDNPDAARFNGLYEMKKNVLAEMGDINADE